A stretch of the Filimonas lacunae genome encodes the following:
- a CDS encoding helix-turn-helix domain-containing protein: MPIVVNLDVMLAKRKMSLTHLSEQVDITLANLSILKSGKAKAIRFSTLEEICRVLDCQPGEILEYMTEEAYDKLMNK, translated from the coding sequence ATGCCCATAGTAGTGAACCTGGATGTAATGCTGGCTAAACGCAAAATGAGCCTTACGCACCTGAGCGAACAGGTTGACATTACACTAGCCAACTTAAGTATATTGAAAAGCGGCAAAGCCAAGGCCATCCGATTTTCAACCCTCGAAGAAATTTGTCGTGTACTGGACTGCCAGCCCGGCGAAATTCTCGAATACATGACGGAAGAAGCTTATGATAAGTTGATGAATAAGTAA
- a CDS encoding B12-binding domain-containing radical SAM protein, with product MSASVFLITPPFTQLNTPYPATAYLKGFLNTKNISSFQADLGIEVTLALFSQKGLQQLFEQVNQQTGTLSDNIRRILALQDDYLQTIDDVVLFLQGKNPTLAHLISKRDFLPEASRFAQLDDLNWAFGSMGIQDKAKHIATMYLEDLSDLITECVDAHFGFSRYAERLGRSANSFDELYSALQQEHTYIDRILLSLLSERMQTVQPSLVAISVPFPGNLYASLRCGQWIKQHYPGVKVAMGGGFANTELRSLSDARVFEFYDFVTLDDGEAPFENLIQHVKGEKTVEELKRTFTLVNGHVTYINNKACSDYKQGQVGTPDYSDFLLDQYISAIEVVNPMHSMWSDGRWNKLTMAHGCYWGKCTFCDISLDYIKVYEPIAASLLCDRMEEIIRQTGQTGFHFVDEAAPPALMRALALEIIRRKMTVSWWTNVRFEKSFTRDLCLLLKASGCIAISGGLEVASDRLLELIQKGITVAQVARVNRNFTEAGIMVHAYLMYGFPTQTEQETIDSLEMVRQMFQAGILQSAFWHQFAMTAHSPVGLNPEKFGVKKESDLIGTFANNDIVHVDPTGADHDSFGYGLKKSLLNYMHGACFDYPLQKWFEFKVPKTKVAPDFITNALLEPEIINFKPTTKVVWLGKKPQVVNFTKSKKGNTWEMSTLTFQGKKDSMEISVNQPQGIWLADMLQQLSSANMKVHTLQEVKDSYEAAGLEDFELFWDNKPVNTLHKYGLLKL from the coding sequence TTGAGCGCTTCGGTTTTTCTGATCACGCCTCCGTTTACGCAGCTGAACACGCCGTACCCGGCCACCGCCTATCTGAAAGGTTTTTTGAACACAAAAAACATCTCTTCATTTCAGGCCGACCTGGGTATTGAGGTTACCTTGGCCTTATTCTCTCAAAAGGGCCTGCAACAGCTGTTTGAACAGGTGAACCAGCAAACCGGCACTTTATCGGACAATATTCGCCGTATCCTGGCCTTACAGGACGATTACCTGCAAACCATTGACGATGTGGTATTATTCTTACAAGGCAAAAATCCAACACTGGCGCACCTCATCAGCAAAAGGGATTTTTTACCGGAAGCCAGCCGTTTTGCCCAACTGGATGATTTAAACTGGGCTTTTGGCAGCATGGGCATACAGGACAAGGCAAAACATATTGCCACGATGTACCTGGAAGACCTCTCTGATCTGATCACTGAATGCGTGGACGCTCATTTTGGTTTTAGCCGCTATGCAGAACGCCTGGGACGCAGCGCCAACAGCTTTGACGAGCTGTACAGCGCCCTACAACAGGAACATACTTATATAGACCGTATACTGCTATCCCTCCTTTCTGAACGCATGCAAACCGTGCAACCTTCCCTGGTAGCCATTTCGGTTCCTTTTCCGGGCAACCTGTATGCATCATTACGTTGTGGACAATGGATTAAACAACATTACCCCGGTGTAAAAGTGGCCATGGGTGGCGGCTTTGCCAACACCGAACTGCGCTCACTTTCAGATGCACGGGTGTTTGAATTTTATGATTTTGTAACGCTGGATGATGGGGAAGCACCTTTTGAAAATCTGATACAGCATGTAAAAGGAGAGAAAACAGTAGAAGAGCTGAAACGCACTTTTACATTGGTAAACGGGCATGTCACTTACATCAACAATAAGGCCTGTAGCGATTACAAGCAAGGCCAGGTAGGCACTCCCGACTATAGCGACTTTTTATTGGACCAGTATATCAGTGCCATTGAGGTGGTAAACCCCATGCACAGTATGTGGAGCGATGGCCGCTGGAACAAGCTTACGATGGCGCATGGTTGCTATTGGGGCAAGTGTACCTTTTGCGATATTTCATTGGATTACATAAAGGTATATGAACCTATTGCCGCTTCATTGCTATGCGACCGGATGGAAGAGATTATCCGCCAGACCGGGCAAACCGGTTTTCACTTTGTAGATGAAGCAGCCCCTCCTGCCCTCATGCGTGCATTAGCCCTGGAGATCATCCGCCGTAAAATGACCGTTTCGTGGTGGACAAACGTACGCTTTGAAAAAAGCTTTACGCGCGATCTGTGTCTGCTGTTAAAAGCATCTGGCTGCATTGCTATTTCGGGCGGTTTAGAAGTGGCCAGTGACCGTTTGCTGGAGTTGATTCAGAAAGGTATTACAGTGGCTCAGGTAGCACGTGTAAACCGCAACTTCACAGAAGCTGGCATTATGGTACACGCTTACCTCATGTATGGCTTTCCTACACAAACAGAACAGGAAACCATAGACTCATTGGAAATGGTGCGGCAAATGTTTCAGGCCGGCATTTTACAAAGCGCCTTCTGGCACCAGTTTGCGATGACAGCACACAGCCCTGTGGGCCTGAATCCTGAGAAATTCGGCGTTAAAAAAGAATCTGATCTCATAGGCACCTTTGCCAATAATGATATAGTACATGTAGATCCTACCGGGGCCGATCATGATTCGTTTGGATATGGTTTAAAAAAATCATTGCTCAACTACATGCACGGCGCCTGCTTTGATTATCCCCTGCAAAAATGGTTTGAGTTTAAAGTGCCTAAAACAAAGGTGGCGCCCGACTTTATTACCAATGCCCTGCTAGAACCTGAGATCATCAATTTTAAACCCACTACCAAAGTAGTGTGGCTGGGCAAAAAGCCGCAGGTGGTAAACTTCACCAAAAGCAAAAAAGGCAATACCTGGGAAATGTCTACCCTTACATTTCAGGGCAAGAAAGACAGCATGGAGATAAGTGTAAACCAGCCACAAGGCATATGGCTGGCAGATATGTTGCAACAGCTTTCTTCTGCCAACATGAAAGTGCATACACTACAGGAAGTGAAAGACAGTTATGAAGCTGCCGGCCTGGAAGATTTTGAACTGTTTTGGGATAACAAACCGGTAAACACTTTACACAAGTATGGATTATTAAAACTATAA
- a CDS encoding alpha/beta fold hydrolase, with protein sequence MDVIQRNNIKVFGNDSATQTMLFGHGFGVDQTSFNQLVQFFGKDYRVILYDNVGGGNADPAAYSSERYSTLNGYVADLLDICNYLHLKDVIFVGHSVSGMVGMLSSIRNPEYFSKLVLLGASPRYLNEEATGYIGGFAQEDLEGLYQAMSNNYYAWASGFSALAMNNPDRPQLAEAFASTLSAIRPDIGLAVARAIFESDHRNDLGKTSKPTLIVQSSDDIAVPAYVANYLHQHIPGSSLANINSKGHFPHMSSPGEVISAMQQFL encoded by the coding sequence ATGGATGTAATACAACGGAATAATATCAAAGTATTTGGCAACGACAGCGCAACGCAAACAATGCTTTTCGGCCATGGCTTTGGTGTAGATCAAACATCTTTTAACCAGTTAGTACAGTTTTTTGGTAAAGATTACAGGGTGATCCTGTATGACAATGTGGGTGGTGGAAATGCTGATCCGGCGGCTTATAGTTCTGAGCGTTACAGTACGCTCAATGGCTATGTGGCCGATCTGCTGGATATATGCAATTATTTACATTTGAAAGATGTCATTTTTGTAGGACATTCTGTTAGTGGCATGGTAGGTATGTTGTCTTCTATCAGAAACCCCGAATATTTTAGCAAGCTGGTGTTATTGGGGGCTAGTCCACGGTATCTGAATGAGGAAGCGACTGGTTATATCGGAGGTTTTGCACAAGAGGATCTGGAAGGGTTATACCAGGCAATGAGCAATAACTATTATGCCTGGGCCAGTGGTTTTTCGGCTTTGGCAATGAATAATCCCGATCGTCCGCAACTGGCAGAGGCTTTTGCCAGCACTTTATCTGCCATCAGGCCGGATATAGGTTTGGCGGTAGCGCGGGCTATTTTTGAATCAGACCACCGCAATGATCTGGGTAAAACTTCAAAGCCAACTTTGATTGTGCAGTCCAGTGATGATATAGCCGTACCTGCTTATGTAGCCAATTATCTGCATCAGCATATTCCGGGTAGTAGCCTGGCTAATATTAATTCAAAAGGACATTTTCCGCATATGAGCTCGCCTGGCGAAGTAATTTCGGCCATGCAGCAGTTTCTGTAA
- a CDS encoding PAS domain-containing protein: protein MLNWKALAASFVNGITRESDKHGKDLLPAGITLLRNLTGAYASMQVMFADKVTAKVKYTTPSFLDELVLNPAPIQELLKAYLNKPFAWPDIPAKQNVFQELLTALSSAVIIPVNFHQQSGVIVLGWSEPQHFDAGFAEGARIIKEALESALEQSSRTETLQRSNAYLSAILESLSQAVIFIDDNGYTGWVNKQAARLLKLPMSGELPPSEFAGALAAWRNAATNITDINQQAAAFFAKPGSAIKDWIWRFEQPEKVVYSVSCTPLKTVQFSGKVWVFDNVTLFFF, encoded by the coding sequence GTGCTTAACTGGAAAGCTCTTGCTGCAAGCTTTGTAAACGGTATCACCAGGGAAAGTGATAAACATGGTAAAGACCTTTTGCCCGCAGGCATTACTTTACTGCGTAATTTAACCGGTGCCTATGCCTCTATGCAGGTAATGTTTGCTGATAAGGTAACCGCTAAAGTAAAATATACTACCCCCTCTTTTCTGGATGAGCTGGTGTTGAATCCAGCGCCTATACAAGAATTATTAAAAGCTTATCTCAACAAACCATTTGCCTGGCCCGATATTCCTGCCAAGCAAAACGTATTTCAGGAGCTGCTTACCGCTTTATCTTCCGCAGTGATCATTCCGGTTAATTTTCATCAGCAATCAGGTGTGATCGTATTAGGCTGGAGCGAGCCGCAACACTTTGATGCTGGCTTTGCAGAAGGTGCACGTATTATCAAAGAAGCATTGGAAAGTGCTTTAGAGCAAAGCAGCCGCACCGAAACGTTACAGCGAAGCAATGCTTACCTGAGTGCTATACTGGAAAGCCTGTCGCAGGCGGTGATATTTATTGATGATAATGGATACACCGGTTGGGTGAACAAGCAGGCGGCACGTTTATTAAAGCTGCCTATGTCGGGCGAATTACCTCCCAGTGAATTTGCGGGCGCATTGGCTGCCTGGCGTAACGCTGCCACAAACATTACGGATATCAACCAGCAGGCAGCTGCCTTTTTTGCTAAACCTGGTAGTGCTATTAAAGACTGGATATGGCGTTTTGAGCAACCTGAAAAAGTGGTGTATAGCGTTAGCTGTACGCCTTTGAAAACAGTTCAGTTTTCTGGCAAAGTATGGGTGTTTGATAATGTTACACTCTTTTTTTTCTGA
- a CDS encoding DUF2975 domain-containing protein encodes MEQHKKFSFFISEAFSIGNGVAGISGSLKFPNYHMEENTRVETPTFPSVSDFKDPVFYMGISGYEINNQISIADKPVFFHNNGKDSIKYWDLVPARGQYEHVEDSLVTRKKASPFYYYESQKAILFPASKAGYITFKILFYLSMFSYGVAFFCVLFCVIRLCLAIADGQFFTPKNLDRLYIIAAAVFTPFFINWLVSTIMTWIYLPKAGGDVFLINKEGPNILSLAPGYLLFLFAGAFKRGLELQEEHDLTV; translated from the coding sequence GTGGAACAACATAAAAAATTCAGCTTCTTTATTAGTGAAGCCTTTTCGATAGGTAATGGGGTAGCAGGCATCAGCGGCTCTCTTAAATTTCCCAATTACCACATGGAAGAAAACACCAGGGTGGAAACGCCTACATTCCCTTCGGTAAGTGACTTTAAAGATCCCGTTTTTTACATGGGCATATCCGGATACGAGATAAATAACCAGATTAGTATTGCAGACAAACCTGTCTTCTTTCACAACAACGGAAAAGATTCCATTAAATATTGGGATCTGGTGCCTGCCAGAGGACAATATGAACATGTAGAAGACAGTTTGGTAACCCGTAAAAAAGCATCCCCCTTCTACTATTATGAAAGTCAAAAAGCTATACTTTTTCCTGCCAGCAAAGCCGGTTATATAACTTTTAAAATCCTCTTTTATCTTTCCATGTTCTCTTATGGCGTGGCTTTTTTCTGTGTGCTGTTTTGTGTGATAAGATTATGCCTGGCTATTGCTGATGGTCAATTTTTCACGCCTAAAAACCTTGACCGGTTATACATTATAGCTGCTGCCGTTTTTACTCCCTTCTTTATTAACTGGCTTGTAAGCACTATCATGACATGGATTTACCTACCTAAGGCTGGCGGCGACGTCTTCCTTATTAACAAGGAGGGCCCCAACATTCTATCGCTGGCTCCGGGCTATTTGCTTTTTTTATTTGCCGGCGCATTTAAACGCGGCCTGGAATTACAGGAAGAGCATGATTTAACGGTATAA